One part of the Lapillicoccus jejuensis genome encodes these proteins:
- the murD gene encoding UDP-N-acetylmuramoyl-L-alanine--D-glutamate ligase produces the protein MDTTYEPRPGLTHRDADWAGLRVLVCGLGVSGFAAADALAERGALVTAVDGLPPGERTVVDERAGILDILDVTVRQGPEHVAALPPEDVDLVVTSPGWRPDQPLLLEAAARGIPVWGEVELAWRMRTREGAAPWLTITGTNGKTTTVGMLTSILRAAGLRATAAGNVGTPILEAVLHPDPYDVIAVELSSFQLHWQRSVSPVASACLNVAPDHLDWHGSFEEYLRAKGKVYEHTHIACVYNVNDPLTEQLVMEAEVVEGCRAIGFTLGVPAPSMLGLVEDVLADRAFVEQRASSAAELGTLADLQGDAPDVAPHYVANALAAAALARAYGVGPLSVRDGLRAYRPEPHRIAELGSVDGVRFVDDSKATNPHAAEASLTAYESIVWVAGGLLKGAEDAVLDELVARAKGRLRGVVLIGRDRARLAEALARHAPDVPVVDVDPSDTGAMPGADVMDLVVERAAGLAHPGDVVLLAPAAASMDMFTDYGARGDAFAAAVARHRTRREGGA, from the coding sequence ATCGACACGACGTACGAGCCCCGGCCCGGGCTGACCCACCGCGACGCCGACTGGGCGGGCCTGCGGGTGCTCGTCTGCGGGCTCGGGGTGAGCGGCTTCGCCGCCGCCGACGCCCTCGCCGAGCGCGGCGCGCTCGTCACCGCCGTCGACGGCCTGCCGCCGGGGGAGCGCACCGTCGTCGACGAGCGCGCCGGGATCCTCGACATCCTCGACGTCACCGTGCGCCAGGGGCCCGAGCACGTCGCCGCGCTGCCGCCGGAGGACGTCGACCTCGTCGTCACCTCGCCCGGCTGGCGTCCCGACCAGCCGCTGCTGCTCGAGGCCGCCGCCCGCGGCATCCCCGTGTGGGGCGAGGTCGAGCTGGCCTGGCGGATGCGGACCAGGGAGGGCGCCGCGCCCTGGCTGACCATCACCGGCACCAACGGCAAGACGACCACGGTCGGGATGCTCACCTCGATCCTGCGCGCCGCCGGGCTGCGGGCCACGGCGGCCGGCAACGTCGGCACGCCGATCCTCGAGGCCGTGCTGCACCCCGACCCGTACGACGTCATCGCCGTCGAGCTGAGCAGCTTCCAGCTGCACTGGCAGCGCTCGGTCTCGCCGGTCGCCTCCGCCTGCCTCAACGTCGCCCCCGACCACCTCGACTGGCACGGCTCGTTCGAGGAGTACCTGCGGGCCAAGGGCAAGGTCTACGAGCACACCCACATCGCCTGCGTCTACAACGTCAACGACCCGCTGACCGAGCAGCTCGTCATGGAGGCCGAGGTCGTCGAGGGCTGCCGCGCCATCGGGTTCACCCTCGGCGTCCCCGCGCCGTCGATGCTCGGCCTCGTCGAGGACGTCCTCGCCGACCGCGCCTTCGTCGAGCAGCGGGCCAGCTCGGCCGCCGAGCTCGGCACCCTCGCCGACCTGCAGGGCGACGCCCCCGACGTCGCACCGCACTACGTCGCCAACGCGCTCGCCGCCGCGGCCCTCGCCCGGGCGTACGGCGTCGGCCCGCTCTCGGTCCGCGACGGCCTGCGCGCCTACCGCCCCGAGCCGCACCGGATCGCCGAGCTCGGCAGCGTCGACGGGGTCCGCTTCGTCGACGACTCCAAGGCGACCAACCCGCACGCCGCCGAGGCCTCGCTCACCGCGTACGAGTCGATCGTCTGGGTGGCCGGTGGGCTGCTCAAGGGCGCCGAGGACGCCGTCCTCGACGAGCTCGTGGCCCGCGCGAAGGGCCGGCTGCGCGGCGTCGTGCTCATCGGCCGCGACCGCGCCCGGCTGGCCGAGGCGCTCGCCCGACACGCCCCGGATGTCCCCGTCGTCGACGTCGATCCGTCGGACACTGGGGCCATGCCGGGAGCCGACGTCATGGATCTCGTCGT
- the mraY gene encoding phospho-N-acetylmuramoyl-pentapeptide-transferase encodes MKAVVAAGALALVFALLGTPLFIRFLVRRGYGQFIRDDGPTSHHTKRGTPTMGGAVILGALILAYLASHLVTFTEPSASGLLVLFLAGGLGLVGFLDDFIKISRQRSLGLRSKQKLAGQAFVGIVFAILALQFPNAQGRTPAAPFISTVRDTHVNLAFAGTVAGVVLFVVWANIMIAGASNGVNLTDGLDGLATGASTMVFGAYTLISIWTYNQNCQTNPGIKCYEVRDSQDLAVVAAAGMGACFGFLWWNASPAKIFMGDTGSLGLGGAIAGLAICTRTELLMIVLAGLFVIETLSVIAQVGSFKLTRKRVLRMAPLHHHFELVGWNEITVTIRFWIIAGLCAAAGLGIFYAEWVVGSQ; translated from the coding sequence GTGAAGGCCGTCGTCGCCGCCGGCGCGCTCGCGCTCGTCTTCGCGCTGCTCGGCACCCCGCTCTTCATCCGCTTCCTCGTCCGGCGCGGCTACGGCCAGTTCATCCGCGACGACGGACCGACCTCGCACCACACCAAGCGGGGGACGCCGACGATGGGCGGCGCGGTCATCCTCGGGGCGCTGATCCTCGCCTACCTCGCCTCCCACCTCGTGACGTTCACCGAGCCGAGCGCGAGCGGGCTGCTCGTGCTCTTCCTCGCCGGTGGTCTCGGCCTGGTCGGCTTCCTCGACGACTTCATCAAGATCTCGCGGCAACGCAGCCTCGGCCTGCGCAGCAAGCAGAAGCTGGCCGGGCAGGCCTTCGTCGGCATCGTCTTCGCGATCCTCGCGCTGCAGTTCCCCAACGCCCAGGGCCGCACCCCGGCGGCCCCGTTCATCTCGACGGTGCGCGACACCCACGTCAACCTCGCCTTCGCGGGGACGGTGGCGGGCGTCGTGCTCTTCGTCGTCTGGGCCAACATCATGATCGCCGGCGCGTCCAACGGGGTGAACCTCACCGACGGCCTCGACGGCCTCGCGACGGGCGCCTCGACGATGGTCTTCGGCGCCTACACGCTCATCAGCATCTGGACCTACAACCAGAACTGCCAGACCAACCCGGGCATCAAGTGCTACGAGGTGCGCGACAGCCAGGACCTCGCCGTCGTCGCCGCCGCCGGGATGGGGGCCTGCTTCGGGTTCCTCTGGTGGAACGCCTCGCCCGCGAAGATCTTCATGGGCGACACCGGCTCGCTCGGCCTCGGCGGCGCCATCGCCGGGCTGGCCATCTGCACCCGCACCGAGCTGCTGATGATCGTCCTCGCGGGGCTCTTCGTCATCGAGACGCTGTCGGTCATCGCGCAGGTCGGCTCGTTCAAGCTGACGAGGAAACGGGTGCTGAGGATGGCACCGCTGCACCACCACTTCGAGCTGGTGGGGTGGAACGAGATCACGGTGACCATCCGCTTCTGGATCATCGCCGGGCTGTGCGCCGCGGCCGGCCTCGGGATCTTCTACGCCGAATGGGTGGTGGGCAGCCAGTGA
- a CDS encoding UDP-N-acetylmuramoyl-tripeptide--D-alanyl-D-alanine ligase, with protein sequence MIPLHLRDVVALTGGALHPASPSDDPSGARPEDLLVDGPVTTDSRECGPGSLFVARVGEHADGHAFAAAARSAGAVAVLGERPVPELGTVVVPDVQSAFGALARGVHDRARAGGLRTVAITGSSGKTSTKDLLGQVLATAGPTVAPVGSYNGEIGVPLTVCRVEPATRFLVAEMGARGVGHIAYLTRIAPPDVAVVLNVGLAHVGEFGSQDAIARAKGELVEALSPDGTAVLNADDPRVAAMASRTPGHVVTVGVEQPADVTAGDVVLDAAGRASFTLHGWGLDLPVRLAVSGAHQVGNALSVVAAAVAVGLDPTDAVAALGAAGAASRWRMEVHEREDGVTVVNDAYNANPDSMAAALRALRAIADAPTAQGGARRRTVAVLGAMLELGDQADAEHAGIGRLATELGVDRVLVVGEGARAVAAGSDPAVTTLVADTDAAYDVLQRELRAGDVVLLKSSRDAGLRWLGDRLAGVPLPAGAGTVPA encoded by the coding sequence ATGATCCCCCTGCACCTGCGTGACGTCGTCGCGCTGACCGGGGGCGCGCTGCACCCGGCGTCCCCGTCGGACGACCCCTCCGGGGCGAGGCCGGAGGACCTGCTCGTCGACGGGCCGGTGACGACGGACTCGCGCGAGTGCGGCCCCGGGTCGCTCTTCGTGGCCCGGGTCGGCGAGCACGCCGACGGGCACGCGTTCGCCGCCGCGGCCCGGTCCGCGGGCGCGGTCGCCGTCCTCGGCGAGCGGCCCGTGCCGGAGCTGGGCACCGTCGTCGTCCCCGACGTCCAGAGCGCCTTCGGGGCGCTGGCCCGCGGGGTCCACGACCGGGCGCGGGCCGGCGGCCTGCGCACCGTCGCGATCACCGGCTCGTCGGGCAAGACGAGCACCAAGGACCTGCTCGGCCAGGTGCTCGCGACGGCCGGGCCCACGGTGGCCCCGGTGGGCTCCTACAACGGCGAGATCGGCGTCCCCCTCACCGTCTGCCGGGTCGAGCCCGCCACCCGCTTCCTCGTCGCCGAGATGGGCGCCCGCGGCGTCGGCCACATCGCCTACCTCACCCGGATCGCCCCGCCGGACGTCGCCGTCGTGCTCAACGTCGGGCTGGCCCACGTCGGCGAGTTCGGTTCCCAGGACGCGATCGCCCGGGCCAAGGGCGAGCTCGTCGAGGCCCTGTCGCCGGACGGCACCGCCGTGCTCAACGCCGACGACCCGCGGGTCGCCGCCATGGCCTCCCGCACCCCCGGCCACGTCGTCACCGTCGGGGTCGAGCAGCCCGCCGACGTCACGGCGGGCGACGTCGTCCTCGACGCCGCCGGCCGGGCCTCGTTCACGCTGCACGGCTGGGGGCTCGACCTGCCGGTCCGGCTCGCGGTGAGCGGGGCGCACCAGGTCGGGAACGCCCTGTCCGTCGTCGCGGCCGCCGTCGCCGTCGGGCTCGACCCCACCGACGCGGTCGCGGCCCTCGGGGCGGCCGGGGCGGCGAGCCGCTGGCGCATGGAGGTCCACGAGCGCGAGGACGGCGTCACCGTCGTCAACGACGCCTACAACGCCAACCCCGACTCGATGGCCGCCGCCCTGCGGGCGCTGCGCGCCATCGCCGACGCGCCGACCGCGCAGGGAGGCGCGCGGCGCCGTACCGTCGCGGTGCTCGGGGCGATGCTCGAGCTCGGCGACCAGGCCGACGCCGAGCACGCCGGCATCGGGCGGCTCGCCACCGAGCTCGGCGTGGACCGCGTCCTCGTCGTCGGCGAGGGGGCGCGCGCCGTCGCGGCCGGCTCCGACCCGGCGGTCACGACCCTCGTCGCCGACACCGACGCGGCGTACGACGTCCTGCAGCGCGAGCTGCGGGCGGGCGACGTCGTCCTGCTGAAGTCCAGCCGCGACGCCGGGCTGCGCTGGCTCGGCGACCGGCTCGCCGGGGTGCCGCTGCCCGCCGGCGCGGGGACGGTGCCCGCGTGA
- a CDS encoding UDP-N-acetylmuramoyl-L-alanyl-D-glutamate--2,6-diaminopimelate ligase, which produces MAPSASSSLAVVSSARPREVHGTGLGALRDAVPGLRPDLGTAPDGPDVLVTGVTLDSRAVRPGDLYAALPGFTTHGAAFAGAARDAGAVAVLTDDAGLARLRADGVRLPALVADDPRAVLGGLAAVVHGHPAQALTLVGVTGTNGKTTTAYLIESGLRHLGLATGLIGTVETRVGATRLPSARTTPEAPDLHALFALMREEGVAAAVMEVSSHALAQHRVDGAVFDVALFTNLSQDHLDFHPSMEDYFQAKALLFTPEHSRRGVVCVDGEWGRRLAAQAGVPVTTLATRDGVEADWRVRDAAWPDLVLEGPASGGRPVVLHLHCHLPGDFNVANTAMAALALLQLGHAPADVERALGEEPVVPGRMEVVTAGAPRGDDPRGIVDYAHTPDAVEAALRAIRPTTAGPLVVVLGAGGDRDTGKRPAMGAAAARHADVVVVTDDNPRSEDPAAIRAEVERGARDARDGTGAPDPLVLEVAGRAAAVERAVALARERAAASAPGTVLVLGKGHETGQEVAGTRHPFDDRDALRAALDGTAYRPEDPA; this is translated from the coding sequence ATGGCACCAAGCGCAAGCAGTAGTCTCGCCGTCGTGTCGTCCGCCCGTCCCCGTGAGGTCCACGGGACCGGCCTCGGCGCGCTCCGCGACGCCGTACCGGGTCTGCGCCCGGACCTCGGCACCGCTCCGGACGGACCGGACGTGCTCGTCACGGGGGTCACGCTCGACTCGCGCGCCGTCCGGCCCGGGGACCTGTACGCCGCCCTGCCCGGCTTCACCACGCACGGTGCCGCCTTCGCGGGCGCCGCTCGCGACGCCGGCGCCGTCGCGGTCCTCACCGACGACGCCGGGCTGGCCCGGCTGCGCGCCGACGGGGTCCGGCTGCCCGCCCTGGTCGCCGACGACCCGCGCGCCGTCCTCGGCGGCCTCGCCGCCGTCGTCCACGGCCACCCGGCGCAGGCGCTCACGCTCGTCGGGGTGACGGGCACCAACGGCAAGACGACGACGGCGTACCTCATCGAGTCGGGGCTGCGGCACCTCGGCCTCGCGACCGGGCTCATCGGCACCGTCGAGACGCGGGTCGGCGCGACGCGCCTGCCGTCGGCGCGGACCACGCCCGAGGCGCCCGACCTGCACGCGCTGTTCGCGCTCATGCGCGAGGAGGGCGTCGCCGCGGCGGTGATGGAGGTCTCCAGCCACGCCCTGGCGCAGCACCGGGTCGACGGTGCGGTCTTCGACGTCGCCCTCTTCACCAACCTCTCGCAGGACCACCTCGACTTCCACCCGAGCATGGAGGACTACTTCCAGGCCAAGGCGCTGCTCTTCACCCCCGAGCACAGCCGGCGCGGCGTCGTCTGCGTCGACGGCGAGTGGGGGCGACGGCTCGCGGCGCAGGCCGGGGTGCCGGTGACGACGCTCGCCACCCGCGACGGCGTCGAGGCCGACTGGCGGGTACGCGACGCCGCCTGGCCAGACCTGGTCCTGGAGGGCCCCGCGTCGGGCGGGCGACCCGTCGTGCTGCACCTGCACTGCCACCTTCCCGGTGACTTCAACGTCGCCAACACCGCGATGGCCGCCCTCGCCCTGCTCCAGCTCGGGCACGCCCCGGCCGACGTCGAGCGCGCGCTCGGCGAGGAGCCGGTCGTGCCGGGCCGGATGGAGGTCGTCACGGCGGGCGCGCCGCGGGGCGACGACCCGCGCGGCATCGTCGACTACGCCCACACCCCCGACGCCGTCGAGGCGGCGCTGCGCGCGATCCGGCCGACGACGGCCGGCCCGCTCGTCGTCGTCCTCGGCGCCGGCGGCGACCGCGACACCGGCAAGCGCCCCGCGATGGGCGCCGCCGCGGCCCGGCACGCCGACGTCGTCGTCGTCACCGACGACAACCCGCGCAGCGAGGACCCGGCCGCGATCCGCGCCGAGGTCGAACGCGGCGCCCGCGACGCCCGCGACGGCACGGGTGCGCCGGACCCCCTCGTCCTCGAGGTCGCCGGTCGGGCGGCGGCCGTCGAGCGCGCGGTGGCCCTGGCGCGCGAGCGCGCCGCCGCGAGCGCCCCCGGCACCGTCCTCGTCCTCGGCAAGGGGCACGAGACCGGCCAGGAGGTCGCCGGCACCCGCCACCCCTTCGACGACCGCGACGCCCTGCGGGCCGCCCTCGACGGCACCGCCTACCGACCGGAAGACCCTGCATGA
- a CDS encoding peptidoglycan D,D-transpeptidase FtsI family protein, producing the protein MTPTRRRPAASGHATRRRRPVPGVANPRRRARTMLIAGLFVLTVFGGQLLRVQAFDASAVANAAQERRLTSTVIPASRGEILDSNGVVLASSVERKTVSVDQTAVPTYERKLVVDGKRKDVTVGVVGAAQQLAPLLGTTPDKLVTQLTGTARYRVLAKGVTPLVWRQIDALGIPGVYAETTTQRVYPEGPSTASLVGFTQADGTPASGVEFTERSVLNGTPGKQVGQRGASGEPIPWAQDVDTPAVPGQDVTLTIDADLQWYAQNQIASVVQSSGAISGYAVVMEVATGKLRAVASYPTFDPSDPGAATAFQRQNHAFEDVYEPGSTGKVMSIATALEEKKITPTTPLIVPNRLPRAGESFKDDEDHPTLDLTVAGALAMSSNIGTMLATEGVAPADMEASFRKFGIGSASGSGLYGESPGIFAKASDWSGTKRYTTLFGQGYSVTAIQAAGVYQTLANGGVRVPPTLVESTTAPDGTVTQAPQPQGVRVVSQQTATQMSQMLEEVVGPHGTAPKAKIDGYRVAGKTGTANRYDPAVGGYSGYTASFIGYAPADAPKYVVAVTLQKPVHGHFGGMLGAPVFQKVMSYLLQKHQIAPSGQAAPVIPLSSDSGWDPNDPAVLDGTKRKQ; encoded by the coding sequence GTGACGCCCACCCGTCGCCGCCCGGCCGCCTCCGGCCACGCCACCCGCCGTCGCCGGCCGGTCCCCGGCGTGGCGAACCCGCGACGCCGCGCGCGCACCATGCTCATCGCAGGACTCTTCGTCCTCACCGTCTTCGGCGGCCAGCTGCTGCGGGTGCAGGCCTTCGACGCCTCGGCCGTCGCGAACGCCGCGCAGGAGCGGCGCCTGACGAGCACCGTCATCCCCGCCAGCCGGGGCGAGATCCTCGACAGCAACGGGGTCGTCCTCGCCTCCAGCGTCGAGCGCAAGACCGTCTCGGTCGACCAGACCGCGGTGCCGACCTACGAGCGCAAGCTCGTCGTCGACGGGAAGCGGAAGGACGTCACGGTCGGTGTCGTCGGCGCGGCGCAGCAGCTGGCCCCGCTGCTCGGCACGACGCCGGACAAGCTCGTGACCCAGCTGACCGGCACGGCGCGCTACCGGGTGCTGGCCAAGGGCGTCACCCCGCTGGTGTGGCGCCAGATCGACGCCCTCGGCATCCCCGGCGTCTACGCGGAGACGACGACCCAGCGGGTCTACCCGGAGGGCCCATCGACCGCCTCGCTCGTCGGCTTCACCCAGGCCGACGGGACCCCCGCCTCCGGCGTGGAGTTCACCGAGCGCTCCGTCCTCAACGGCACCCCGGGCAAGCAGGTCGGCCAGCGCGGCGCGTCCGGCGAGCCCATCCCGTGGGCGCAGGACGTCGACACCCCGGCCGTCCCCGGGCAGGACGTCACGCTGACCATCGACGCCGACCTGCAGTGGTACGCGCAGAACCAGATCGCCTCGGTCGTGCAGTCCTCGGGTGCCATCTCCGGCTACGCCGTCGTCATGGAGGTCGCGACGGGCAAGCTGCGGGCCGTGGCGTCGTACCCGACCTTCGACCCGTCCGACCCGGGGGCCGCCACCGCCTTCCAGCGCCAGAACCACGCCTTCGAGGACGTCTACGAGCCCGGCTCGACCGGCAAGGTCATGTCGATCGCGACGGCGCTGGAGGAGAAGAAGATCACCCCGACGACGCCGCTCATCGTGCCGAACCGGCTGCCGCGGGCGGGGGAGAGCTTCAAGGACGACGAGGACCACCCCACGCTCGACCTCACCGTCGCCGGCGCGCTGGCCATGTCGAGCAACATCGGCACGATGCTCGCCACCGAGGGCGTGGCCCCGGCGGACATGGAGGCCTCGTTCCGCAAGTTCGGCATCGGGTCGGCGTCCGGCTCGGGCCTGTACGGCGAGTCGCCCGGCATCTTCGCCAAGGCGAGCGACTGGAGCGGGACCAAGCGCTACACGACGCTGTTCGGGCAGGGCTACTCGGTCACCGCGATCCAGGCCGCCGGCGTCTACCAGACGCTGGCCAACGGCGGCGTCCGCGTCCCGCCGACCCTCGTCGAGAGCACGACCGCCCCCGACGGCACGGTGACCCAGGCGCCGCAGCCGCAGGGCGTCCGGGTCGTCTCGCAGCAGACCGCGACGCAGATGTCGCAGATGCTCGAGGAGGTCGTCGGGCCGCACGGCACCGCGCCCAAGGCGAAGATCGACGGCTACCGCGTCGCCGGCAAGACCGGCACGGCCAACCGCTACGACCCCGCGGTCGGCGGCTACTCCGGCTACACGGCGTCGTTCATCGGCTACGCCCCCGCCGACGCGCCGAAGTACGTCGTGGCCGTCACCCTCCAGAAGCCCGTGCACGGCCACTTCGGCGGCATGCTCGGCGCCCCCGTGTTCCAGAAGGTCATGTCCTACCTGCTCCAGAAGCACCAGATCGCCCCGTCCGGCCAGGCCGCCCCCGTCATCCCGCTCAGCTCGGACTCCGGGTGGGACCCCAACGACCCGGCGGTCCTCGATGGCACCAAGCGCAAGCAGTAG
- a CDS encoding cell division protein FtsL: MSQQTALRPATRPAARPRPARRPAPALRVVPAAISRTGNAVFAGLCTLLLLAGLVTLLILNTSLAQGAFEASALQQRSGVLTDTQEQLTNAIDQQRSPRQLAARAQGLGMVPGRSMAFVRLSDGAVLGSATAASPSQALTNLPAVPTPATGASAPSAGAPTGR; the protein is encoded by the coding sequence ATGAGCCAGCAGACCGCCCTCCGTCCGGCGACGCGTCCGGCGGCGCGCCCGCGACCCGCGCGCCGGCCGGCCCCGGCCCTGCGCGTGGTCCCCGCGGCGATCTCGCGCACCGGCAACGCGGTCTTCGCCGGGCTGTGCACGCTGCTCCTGCTCGCCGGGCTGGTCACCCTGCTCATCCTCAACACCAGCCTCGCCCAGGGGGCCTTCGAGGCGTCCGCGCTGCAGCAGCGCTCCGGGGTCCTCACCGACACCCAGGAGCAGCTGACCAACGCCATCGACCAGCAGCGCTCGCCGCGCCAGCTCGCCGCCCGGGCCCAGGGTCTGGGCATGGTGCCGGGCCGCAGCATGGCCTTCGTGCGGCTCTCGGACGGCGCCGTCCTCGGCAGCGCGACCGCCGCCTCGCCGTCGCAGGCGCTGACCAACCTTCCTGCCGTCCCGACGCCGGCCACCGGCGCGTCGGCTCCGTCCGCGGGCGCCCCGACGGGACGATGA
- the rsmH gene encoding 16S rRNA (cytosine(1402)-N(4))-methyltransferase RsmH produces MTTRGHAADRHVPVLRDRVVGLLGPALERPGAVYVDATLGMGGHAEAVLAAHPQAVLVGLDRDHEALALAGERLAPYGDRARLVHAVDADLEDVLDDLDLPTVDAVLFDLGVSSLQLDEDDRGFAYRVDAPLDMRMDQATGPTAADVLNTYEPGELVRILAQYGEEKFARPIVKAVVREREREPFTTSARLVDLLRGVVPAASQRSGGHPAKRTFQALRIEVNGELAGYEQALPVAVDRLAVGGRVAVLSYHSLEDRITKQVLTAGARSSAPPDLPVELPEHAPYLRLLTRGAEVPDEAETQQNPRSASARLRAAERTRDTTGTMRVSGSMRTTRTTRSTTRGREPR; encoded by the coding sequence ATGACGACCCGAGGCCACGCGGCCGACCGGCACGTGCCGGTGCTGCGCGACCGCGTCGTCGGGCTCCTCGGGCCGGCGCTGGAGCGCCCGGGCGCGGTCTACGTCGACGCCACCCTGGGGATGGGCGGGCACGCCGAGGCGGTCCTCGCCGCCCACCCGCAGGCGGTGCTCGTCGGTCTCGACCGCGACCACGAGGCGCTGGCCCTCGCGGGGGAGCGGCTCGCGCCGTACGGCGACCGGGCCCGGCTCGTCCACGCCGTCGACGCCGACCTCGAGGACGTCCTCGACGACCTCGACCTGCCGACCGTCGACGCCGTCCTCTTCGACCTCGGGGTGTCCTCGCTGCAGCTCGACGAGGACGACCGCGGCTTCGCCTACCGCGTCGACGCGCCGCTCGACATGCGGATGGACCAGGCCACCGGGCCGACCGCGGCCGACGTGCTCAACACCTACGAGCCCGGCGAGCTCGTGCGGATCCTCGCGCAGTACGGCGAGGAGAAGTTCGCCCGCCCGATCGTCAAGGCCGTCGTCCGCGAGCGCGAGCGCGAGCCGTTCACGACCTCGGCCCGGCTCGTCGACCTGCTGCGCGGGGTCGTCCCCGCCGCCTCGCAGCGCTCCGGCGGGCACCCGGCCAAGCGCACCTTCCAGGCCCTGCGGATCGAGGTCAACGGCGAGCTGGCCGGCTACGAGCAGGCGCTGCCTGTCGCCGTCGACCGGCTCGCCGTCGGCGGTCGGGTGGCGGTGCTGTCCTACCACTCGCTCGAGGACCGGATCACCAAGCAGGTCCTCACCGCCGGCGCCCGCTCCAGCGCCCCGCCCGACCTGCCCGTCGAGCTGCCCGAGCACGCGCCGTACCTGCGTCTGCTGACCCGCGGCGCCGAGGTGCCGGACGAGGCCGAGACGCAGCAGAACCCCCGTTCCGCGTCCGCCCGCCTGCGCGCCGCCGAGAGAACCCGCGACACCACGGGCACCATGCGCGTCAGCGGTTCGATGCGCACCACCCGCACCACCCGCAGCACGACCCGAGGCAGGGAGCCCCGATGA
- the mraZ gene encoding division/cell wall cluster transcriptional repressor MraZ, translating into MFLGTHTPRLDDKGRLFLPAKFRDRLADGLVMTKGQERCLYVYDVAEFTRVATAMQQGPTSSKAVRDYVRVFLSGASDEVPDKQGRVTVPPPLRAYAGLTRDCTVIGAGNRVEVWDTKAWEAYLVRSEAAFAEQSEEVIPGLF; encoded by the coding sequence GTGTTCCTCGGCACCCACACCCCCCGCCTCGACGACAAGGGCCGCCTGTTCCTCCCCGCGAAGTTCCGCGACCGGCTCGCCGACGGGCTGGTCATGACCAAGGGGCAGGAGCGCTGCCTCTACGTGTACGACGTCGCCGAGTTCACCCGCGTGGCCACGGCGATGCAGCAGGGCCCCACCTCGAGCAAGGCCGTGCGCGACTACGTGCGCGTGTTCCTCTCCGGCGCCTCCGACGAGGTGCCGGACAAGCAGGGGCGGGTCACCGTCCCCCCGCCGCTGCGGGCCTACGCCGGCCTCACCCGTGACTGCACCGTCATCGGCGCCGGCAACCGCGTCGAGGTGTGGGACACCAAGGCGTGGGAGGCCTACCTCGTGCGCAGCGAGGCGGCCTTCGCCGAGCAGTCCGAGGAGGTCATCCCCGGGCTCTTCTAG
- a CDS encoding AAA family ATPase, translated as MSTPDALAEVQQVARGISDAMSRVIEGKPEVVRTAVTVLLAEGHLLLEDVPGVGKTMLAKALARSIDCSVRRIQFTPDLLPSDITGVSIFNQDVRDFEFRPGAVFANVVVGDEINRASPKTQSALLESMEEHQVTVDGTTYALPRPFIVMATQNPLEMEGTYPLPEAQRDRFMARISMGYPSAAAEVAMLDLHGGASPLDELAATTDAATVARMILVVRDVWTSPAIRQYVVDLATATRQTGALRLGASPRASLHLLRAARAVAALEGRDHVLPDDVQQVVLPVLAHRLLLSGEAQLARRTTEDVLREIVRRVPVSVR; from the coding sequence CTGAGCACGCCCGACGCGCTGGCCGAGGTGCAGCAGGTCGCCCGGGGGATCTCCGACGCGATGTCGCGGGTCATCGAGGGCAAGCCCGAGGTGGTGCGCACCGCGGTCACCGTGCTGCTGGCCGAGGGGCACCTGCTGCTCGAGGACGTGCCCGGGGTCGGCAAGACGATGCTGGCCAAGGCGCTGGCCCGCTCGATCGACTGCTCGGTGCGCCGCATCCAGTTCACGCCCGACCTGCTGCCGAGCGACATCACCGGCGTGAGCATCTTCAACCAGGACGTGCGCGACTTCGAGTTCCGCCCGGGCGCCGTCTTCGCCAACGTCGTCGTCGGCGACGAGATCAACCGCGCCTCCCCCAAGACCCAGTCGGCGCTGCTGGAGTCGATGGAGGAGCACCAGGTCACGGTCGACGGGACGACGTACGCGCTCCCGCGGCCGTTCATCGTCATGGCGACGCAGAACCCGCTGGAGATGGAGGGCACCTACCCGCTGCCCGAGGCCCAGCGCGACCGGTTCATGGCGCGCATCTCGATGGGCTACCCGTCGGCGGCGGCCGAGGTCGCGATGCTCGACCTGCACGGCGGCGCGTCCCCCCTCGACGAGCTCGCCGCGACGACGGACGCCGCGACGGTCGCCCGGATGATCCTCGTCGTGCGCGACGTGTGGACCTCCCCCGCGATCCGCCAGTACGTCGTCGACCTGGCCACCGCGACCCGGCAGACCGGGGCGCTGCGCCTCGGGGCGTCGCCGCGCGCCTCGCTGCACCTGCTGCGCGCCGCCCGCGCCGTCGCCGCCCTCGAGGGCCGCGACCACGTGCTGCCCGACGACGTCCAGCAGGTCGTGCTCCCCGTCCTCGCCCACCGGCTGCTGCTGTCCGGCGAGGCCCAGCTGGCCCGTCGCACCACCGAGGACGTGCTGCGCGAGATCGTCCGGCGCGTGCCGGTGTCGGTCCGCTGA